In Bacteriovorax stolpii, a single genomic region encodes these proteins:
- a CDS encoding D-alanine--D-alanine ligase: MSKKNVLLLFGGSGTEHEVSVVSSKYIEKNLLEIGLYNVIKVEIGQPKSKDKNFYLVNADGSRGESVELNFKRELVGPSFKQEIHYVVPCIHGPPGETGEIQTYLDLISLPYLGCGPEASLISFNKVTSKLWFNALDIPNTPFEFLTNIEDAPKAHRLFDKHGKVFVKAASQGSSVGCYQVFKKDELENALRNAFKYSEYVLVEKMVEARELEISTYEFEGKIHASVPGEINCPSSFYSYEEKYDPNSKTTTEVVAPGLSPEVVEKMRGYAIKAFKALKLRHLSRIDFFYTKDGEIFLNEINTFPGATPISMFPKMMENNGHPYIKFIGDIIKKDIL; encoded by the coding sequence ATGAGTAAAAAAAATGTACTTCTTCTTTTTGGTGGAAGTGGGACTGAGCACGAAGTTTCAGTTGTCTCTTCAAAATACATAGAGAAAAATCTCCTGGAGATTGGCCTTTACAACGTTATCAAAGTTGAAATCGGACAACCCAAATCTAAAGATAAAAATTTCTATTTAGTTAATGCCGACGGCTCTCGTGGAGAGAGCGTCGAGCTTAACTTTAAACGCGAACTCGTAGGTCCTTCTTTTAAACAAGAAATCCACTACGTCGTTCCGTGCATCCACGGACCTCCAGGTGAAACAGGTGAAATTCAAACCTACCTAGACCTGATCTCTCTTCCCTATTTAGGTTGTGGACCTGAGGCAAGTCTTATCAGCTTCAACAAAGTCACAAGTAAACTGTGGTTCAATGCTTTAGACATCCCAAACACTCCGTTTGAATTCCTGACAAACATTGAAGATGCCCCAAAAGCACACAGACTTTTTGATAAACACGGAAAAGTTTTCGTCAAGGCCGCTTCTCAAGGCTCAAGTGTAGGTTGCTACCAGGTCTTCAAAAAAGATGAGCTGGAAAATGCACTTAGAAATGCTTTTAAATACTCTGAGTACGTCCTGGTCGAAAAAATGGTCGAGGCCCGTGAGCTTGAAATTTCAACTTACGAGTTTGAAGGAAAAATCCACGCCAGTGTTCCAGGAGAAATCAACTGCCCGAGCAGCTTCTATTCATACGAAGAAAAGTATGACCCGAACTCAAAGACAACGACAGAAGTTGTCGCACCTGGATTATCTCCAGAAGTGGTAGAAAAAATGCGCGGCTACGCGATTAAGGCGTTTAAGGCACTCAAACTTCGCCACCTATCACGCATCGACTTCTTCTACACCAAGGACGGCGAGATCTTCTTAAACGAGATCAACACTTTCCCGGGGGCCACTCCGATTTCCATGTTCCCAAAGATGATGGAAAACAACGGGCACCCTTATATTAAGTTTATCGGCGATATTATTAAAAAAGACATCCTTTAG
- the thrS gene encoding threonine--tRNA ligase codes for MAKYDLDTIRHSTAHLMAHAVSRIYKTHNPQFGIGPVIENGFYYDIDLDVKIHDEDLAKIEKVMQEIIDEKLPIQRKVFSRDESVEFWKQKNQPLKVEVVSGIPQGEEISCYEQGEFIDLCRGPHVENTGHLPKFFKLQSVAGAYWKGDSKNKMLQRIYAVSFTTKKQLEDHLTFLEEAKKRDHRKLGKEMELFHFDQIAPASPFFMPKGTTVYNELIDFMRRIYKKYDYDEVITPQVLDTELWKTSGHYAHYKDNMYLTHADEKEFGIKPMNCPCHMMMFKHYKYSYRDLPMRYADFGRLHRFEAAGAVAGLTRVRTFCQDDAHIFIALKDIQAEIIKLMDMFFVCYDHFGFKDIKVGLSTRPEGKLGDDKTWDIAEEALKGALQKSGQAFHINEGDGAFYGPKIDIQIADAIGRYHQLGTIQLDFQLPERFDLNFTNDQGQEERPVVIHRALLGSLERFFGVYLEHVAGVFPFWLAPEQAVIVPVSTEKHLAFSKNLASELKHLGFRVKVDERNETMGYKTRQIQQSKTPFMLVIGDREMENAAVSIRGYGEQGSKNLTITELKELFTKLNLERVPAKLR; via the coding sequence TCTCGTATTTATAAAACCCATAACCCACAATTCGGTATTGGTCCTGTTATTGAAAACGGTTTTTACTACGACATTGATTTAGATGTGAAGATTCACGATGAAGACTTAGCAAAGATCGAAAAGGTCATGCAGGAAATTATCGATGAAAAACTTCCTATTCAAAGAAAAGTTTTCTCGCGTGATGAATCAGTAGAGTTCTGGAAACAAAAAAATCAGCCGTTAAAAGTTGAAGTGGTTTCGGGAATCCCTCAAGGCGAAGAGATCTCTTGTTATGAACAAGGTGAATTCATCGACCTTTGCCGAGGCCCTCACGTAGAGAACACTGGACACCTGCCAAAATTCTTCAAACTTCAAAGTGTAGCTGGAGCTTACTGGAAAGGTGATTCAAAAAATAAAATGCTTCAACGTATTTACGCTGTAAGCTTCACGACTAAAAAACAATTAGAAGATCACCTGACATTCCTTGAGGAAGCAAAAAAGCGCGACCACAGAAAGCTAGGAAAAGAAATGGAACTTTTTCATTTCGATCAAATCGCTCCTGCTTCGCCTTTTTTCATGCCAAAAGGAACAACTGTTTATAACGAGCTGATTGATTTCATGAGACGCATTTACAAAAAATACGACTACGATGAAGTTATCACTCCCCAAGTTCTTGATACTGAACTATGGAAAACGTCTGGGCACTACGCTCACTACAAAGACAATATGTACTTAACTCACGCGGATGAGAAGGAATTCGGGATTAAACCGATGAACTGCCCTTGTCACATGATGATGTTCAAGCACTATAAATACTCTTACCGCGACCTACCGATGAGATACGCGGACTTTGGCCGTCTTCACCGTTTTGAAGCTGCTGGAGCAGTCGCAGGACTCACTCGCGTGCGCACGTTCTGTCAGGACGACGCCCACATCTTTATCGCCTTAAAAGACATCCAGGCCGAAATCATTAAGCTCATGGACATGTTCTTTGTTTGTTATGACCACTTCGGTTTTAAAGATATCAAAGTTGGTTTATCAACTCGTCCGGAAGGAAAACTGGGCGATGACAAGACTTGGGATATTGCTGAAGAGGCGCTCAAAGGCGCTCTTCAAAAATCAGGACAAGCTTTCCATATCAACGAAGGTGATGGAGCTTTCTACGGGCCAAAAATCGATATTCAAATTGCCGACGCTATCGGTAGATACCATCAACTGGGAACAATCCAGCTGGATTTCCAACTTCCAGAGCGCTTTGATTTGAACTTCACAAACGATCAAGGTCAAGAAGAGCGTCCGGTTGTTATCCACCGCGCCCTACTAGGCTCTCTGGAGAGATTCTTTGGGGTGTACCTTGAGCACGTGGCAGGGGTCTTCCCTTTCTGGCTTGCTCCAGAGCAAGCGGTGATCGTTCCTGTTTCAACTGAAAAACACTTAGCGTTCTCTAAGAACCTGGCAAGCGAGCTTAAGCACCTGGGCTTCAGAGTCAAAGTTGACGAAAGAAACGAGACGATGGGTTACAAGACTCGTCAGATCCAACAATCGAAAACTCCTTTCATGCTGGTTATCGGAGACCGTGAAATGGAAAACGCTGCCGTTAGTATCCGCGGATACGGAGAGCAAGGATCGAAGAATTTAACGATTACTGAATTAAAAGAACTCTTTACAAAACTGAACCTAGAGAGAGTCCCTGCTAAATTAAGATAA